From a single Ornithodoros turicata isolate Travis chromosome 8, ASM3712646v1, whole genome shotgun sequence genomic region:
- the LOC135367526 gene encoding uncharacterized protein LOC135367526 produces MNFAGLLPPSTFLPTPGEPSSPWEQWKQSFLTFLKAVDGDGYPPARKRAILLHCLGAEGQRIFHSLEPSNAQSSSTVTTAPTSTTTLTTDIFTGALSHLDKRFGAQFEEEAIKQQLLEGTRMQQLRERLLVEGQAFTLEKAVNLATTIAAATSATNEFLRPYESRASVEATDAADVQRVDGKPKRSLPHKSSQPQPSSGNRQSKQTPACYRCGSCQHLAK; encoded by the exons ATGAATTTCGCCGGACTCTTGCCTCCCTCAACCTTCCTACCAACACCAGGGGAGCCATCAAGTCCGTGGGAGCAATGGAAACAATCGTTCCTGACGTTCTTAAAGGCTGTTGATGGAGATGGCTACCCGCCGGCCAGGAAAAGAGCCATTCTGCTACACTGCTTGGGAGCGGAAGGTCAGAGGATTTTTCATTCGTTAGAGCCTTCAAATGCGCAGTCTTCAAGTACAGTTACTACGGCTCCAACGTCAACTACTACTCTCACGACTGATATCTTCACAGGGGCATTGAGCCATCTGGACAAGCGTTTTGGAGCACAA TTCGAAGAAGAAGCAATTAAGCAGCAACTCTTAGAAGGAACAAGAATGCAGCAACTTAGGGAACGCTTGCTAGTTGAAGGGCAAGCGTTCACACTGGAGAAGGCAGTTAACTTGGCGACGACCATAGCAGCCGCCACTTCAGCAACTAATGAATTTTTACGACCATATGAATCCAGAGCTTCAGTAGAGGCCACTGATGCAGCGGACGTGCAACGAGTCGACGGGAAACCCAAACGGAGTCTACCGCACAAGTCGTCACAACCGCAGCCATCTTCTGGCAACAGACAGTCTAAGCAGACACCTGCTTGCTATAGATGTGGATCGTGTCAGCATTTGGCGAAATGA